The genome window AGTGAACTTCGGTGATGCTTCCTTTTGAGTTAAATGGGAAATTATAACAAGAAAACCTTATATTACTTTTCTTCGTtactattttatttgattgtaaAGGGCTTGCTATCCACTTACATCTGTTCAATGCAGCACATAATGAAGAAGCATGGGTTGTGCCATGCTCAGTGAAAAGCTGCGCATCTTGGCGCACTGAAATGTGTAGTTCTTTTCACCCATAAAAACATAAGCTTGGAGTTCAAAATTATGGCTGATTAGTTCAAGGCCTTTGATAATATTTACTTTAGAAAGTGTCAAGTCTTTTTTACAGGTCTTTCGTTACGTGTGATCATattctaaaatatcgataatatcgacgaaatatcgaggatattatcgtttttttgaatcacggatatttcgAAACGTATCCATgcacatatcgtataaatatcgagaATATCAAcgataatatcggaaaatattGACATCGATAATTTTGCTCACATTTCAACAATATTTTGTTACAATATCGCTATAATATcactaaaatatcgatgtaatgagaaaaaaaaaaaaaaaaagggaaaaaacacaaaggggATTCAAGGTGTTTTCTCTTGTAAAATTAGTCATCTTTAGTTTGCTTTGTATTGTGGCGTCTAAGTGgtaagttcttttttcttttgaatattGAGACATGGACAGGCAATGAATGACGGACCTTACATTTCTTACTTTGACAAAGTTCACACatgtatatcatttttttttttttttgggacgtATAAAAATGAGACTCTTGAAACcaatttcttcttaatttgtataaaaatggGGGCCATTCTGCATTGATTCATTATCTATAACTTCGGACTCTGTAACAGAGTCCGAAGTAGTAACTATGATTATACTCATAACCAACCATTTCCCTACCCTTCATATCCCATTCCTTTTGGGAAGGAATTGAGCAACTCATGGAAAGAATCCGAGactcaattttcaaatgattttgctcATGGACAACATCAACCAATCTCGGATCCATATGGGTgacatgttaacaattacatgcaaaactattttggggattaatcatttgatgactactcttcacaatacacttactctacacatagagatgatgaagatagtgtaaaatttgaacatcataggaactctatgtgatACTAagtatcatttgatgactactcttcacaatacacttactatacacatagagatgatgaagataatgtaaaatttgaacctcataggaactctatgtgatACTAAGTCACttatgtatcttaccatgcaatgtataaaatgtaaaatattgtagtaaatcattatatataaatgattgtggtgtgtttaatcttctttcattaattactacatattttctacactcacagtgtttgtcatctcgctatataatcaacttaaattagataaattcatcatgcaatgcatttccttccaatttttttgtgataaactaatagataattaactaaataagcatcctccaaagtttcaataaaaatttccaagtttttcttacaatttccatggtttttattcaatttttatcgatattgATAATATTctgatatttccatcgaaatttatgtgtttttggactaccgatatcaccgatattttagaccttgtgTGTGATATTTtcggattttttttatataaatttaaagttcACAGCATCCCTTTGTTCATTATGATTCTGATTCAATTCTTTCATCAACATCATTTGTCATACAGTGAAAATATGTAACTTGCTCATGAAACTTCTCCTCCCTCCCAAAAACTGCATCTGCTGAGACCCATTAAGACGATGGGGCCTGATATTTCCATGAAAACAGCTTGACTAAAAGACCATGGAGCTTTACTAGAGCTTCCAATTGCGTAGGAATCAAATATTGTAATCTCAATACAGAATGCAGTGCTTGCTTGAAGTAATAATGTGTTcacagagaaaaaaagagggtAAGCAAAATTTATGAGCAATCTGATAGATGATATTACAGGCCATCTATCACCAATAATCCTGACAAGAACATGATCCCTTGATAAAATGATGGAATCGGTTTCGATCTCGAACGATAATTTCTCTACCGAATTTTTCTGAAACATGCTTCATGAACGAATGACAATCACGACATATTCGGAGGTTTTTCATGATCCGAATCGTCCTACTATCCTTGACACTCAGAAGGGCAAAAGCCACAGCCAATTTCTCACTATGATAACCAAGACATtgctccttctcctcctcttcaATGTCATGCAACACATTTGATGTATGAGGAGTATAACCTGTGTCTCTTATACTTTCAATTATTCTCTCCAAGAATTCTCTAATATCCTCAAATTGGGGATGAGAGTTAGCCCCTGATACAAACTCATGAATGGCATGATCTACACTGATTAAACTATATCCAGGGTTCTTGTTAATTCTCTTTGCCCTCATTGAAGTCCTaaccttttccttttcaaccCATCTCCCGGCTCCCCCATAAGCATTAGATAAAAGCACATAATCTCCATCATGGTAAGGATCTAGCTCCTGGACCCTCTCCTTCACTTTCTCGGCCAATGCAAGATGGTTATGATTTACACATGCTCCAAGCAAAGTCCTCCAAACTACTGGATTCGGCCTTACCAGCATTTTCTCCACGAACTCGTAAGCTTCGTGAAGCAAGCCAGCCCGGCCAAGCAGGTCGACCATGCAACCATAATGCTCAAGCGTTGGCTTCAGGCCGTACTCATCTTCAATGCTTTTGAAAACCCTCCAACCATCATCAACAAGGCCTCCATGACTGCATGCCACTAAAACCCCAGTTATAGCAATGTGATCTGGCTGCAAGCCAGATTCTTTCATCTCATAAAAGACCCTCAGAGCTTCTCTGCTGCGGCCATGCACTGCAAGGCCACTAATCAATGCTGTCCATGTGCGCACATTCCTCAGtggcatttcatcaaacactcTGATAGATTTATCAATGGAGCCACATCTCGAAAACATGTCGATCAAAGCAGTTCCCAATGAAACAGTAAGTTCTAGCCCATTTCTGTGAATAAATTGATGAACCCACTCCCCCAATTCAATTTCCCCCAATATCGAAACAGGGGAAATTACACTGAGCATAGTAACCTCATCTGGCATCACATTCTCTGCAAGCTGCATTTGCTGAAACAAGGCAAGAGCTTCGTATGCAAACCCATTGTTGGCAAAACAAGCAATCATGGAAGACCAAGAAACCAAGTCTCTCTCACGCATTTCATGGAACACGTTCAGTGCAGGCTCAACCGACCCACAACCCCCATAAAAACTAAGCAATGCGTTCTGAACATAAATGTCTGAATCAAACCCAAGCTTGAGAATAAGTGCATGCAGGTCCTGACCCAGTTGGAGGCGAGCGCAGGCCTTGAGAAGAAATGGGAAGGTGAAGTTATCAGGGGGGACGCCATGCCTACGCATTTGGGTGAAGAATGAGAGCGCATGGGAGCAAGAGGAATGGGATGTTGCGTGGGCTCTGATGATGGTGTTGTAAGCGAAGGTGTCTGGAGAGGGAAAGTGGGCAAAGAGAGAGCGGGCGTAGGGTAAGCTTTCGTGGGATAGTGTTGCAGAGCACCATAGAAGGAGGCgtcggagagagagaggttggtTGTGGGTGCCAATTTTGATGAACCAGGCGTGGACCTTGTACACATTGTTCATGGACATTATTGTTTCTCATTGCACTCTGTTTCATTGCCCTGCAGTCCAAATTTCATTGGGAAAattagaaagagaaaaataaattacacaGGCTTTAATTCAATAGAAGAATGAAGAGAGGGAGGGAAACCGAACGAGGAAGAAAGGGTTTAAGgctgggttcatggatttggGTGGGGTGAGAAAAGGTTGGGGTGGGCTTTTGATATGGGCTACTGGGCTAGAGCTTAACTTAGCCCATTAGTTCAAACAAACCACCATCACCTCCATAAActcttcgttttttttttctatgccGAAGTTAAGAAGAGGGAGGGGGAAACTCACATACACGGGTTCCATGGAGACTTGAACTCATGACCACTTAAGAGCACATCAAAGACCTGATCTAATCCAACTAACACTTCATTGGTAAATTGTTcgttaaaatatgaataatgaGCTGCATGTACCACATCACTAATAAAATTGTTGATTGAGTTGTCTCCAAAtatatgtgagaatgtgagaACTTGTAAGTTTTTATTGGTAGAGCAATTACCCTAATTACAGGTTTCGATGTTCTTTTCCCTGAATTTAAGACTTATTTTGTAcccaagaaaaaaggaaagaaaagtgATGAAATTTGGGGGAATGGATTCCACATGATGTTTTACAAAATGAGCTCCAAGTGGGGATAGCTTAACTAGCTAGTAGCACCCACATATGCACAAGGCAACAACACAAGAAGGTGGAAGTTTTGTTTGTGTGTCATCTATCAAGACTATGTGGCTTTGTTTGTGAGGGAGTAATTAGAGCCACCGAAAGAGATGTTAGTGGTACTCGAGATTCCATTCCACAAATAGCGCCAGAAAGATCCATTTACGCCAAGACAAACAATACTGTTTTAGACATCATTTTTGTCTCTTTTAATGGATTTCACTTTAGATAAGAGACTTGTTATATTTCTCCTTAAGCTCAACTGAGTACAATTATAGACTTTATATCAGTTAAGTTAAAGCCTTGTTCACGTATTGTCTAACCTCTCTAAcatctctaaccttctcttaTCAATACTAACAGTTTGTCTAAACAGCCTAATAGGTCTAACAATATCTCAACAGCTTTATTCTTCAATCTTCTTACACGTGGCAGCACTAGGACCATTGATATTTTTACAGGATATATATTCATGGATCAAGGGTTCATTATACATCAGTTCATAGTTTAGTGGTAAGAATATTTGTCTGTATTTCAATAATCTGACTCATCATTtgtaaaattttcattaaccaatcattcattcaaagatcattcaaatcatataatatttaacTATTTGATTAAAcgataattattttatatatatttttttaagtacCGTGTTCGTCTAGTTATTTCATTGGTCTCAATGTTAATGCTATAGGGTTTGtcctctaaaaaaaaaatttgatataGAAATGAAGAGTCAAAAAATCATCACAATATCAAGTGAGTCTTATAAGATGTCGATTCAATTAGGGAGGCAATGGACCACCTTTGACGCACAAGCTTCCAGATAGAAATTGCTTAATAGAAGTAAAGTCGTGGCCATTGGTGCACTTTTTTTTCGCTGATTGTAGTAAAGTCGAGGCAAAGCGTTGGCGGCGACCATAATTTAAAAGCGACTTTATTTGCTGAGTGAATTGGACTGATTCCTGCAAGTCATTCCTACCAGTCTAACCAAACATTCTACTCTTTActgaattatatatatcatcatTCAATTTCAACATCCAATCCtgaatatgaaattaattgtGTCCAAAGTTGTTGGTCAATATGCACTTTTGACTTTCATATGATAtgcaatttaaattttcaaaattagagctttaaaaagtgaaaataataGATACTTTAGTATGACCAGGTCTACACTTGATTGATTCATTGTATACATATACATGTGTGCATATGTGAAGATGAGAAAACTAATCCTGTTAGGCGGGCTCtgtattttttcttcaaattctcaCCATACAAGTTTACGTAAAAAGGGAGTCGTACTTGGGTATAAAGGGACAAACTCACTATCCTGCCCAACTAGCCTAACACTACTGCATCTATCACTTTCAAATAACTAAAAAGGCCTAACAATATtaccacccaaaaaaacaactaGTAAAtggatatttaaaaaataaaaaaatataagaagatACTCTTACTCTATGTGAATCACAGATTGAcacatatacaaaaataatttatcaaaaatacaaaaaaaaataaaaaatttatatgtaCATGTCATACTGCTATTAGTAGGAATATAAAAATTCCTCCATATCTTAAAGGGAAGTATTTTCCGAAAGTATTTGGACTGCCGAAAGCTTTTCAATTGGCCGGATTCGCTCCGGCTTGTGCTGGTCAGAAGGATATGAACGAAACGACGCtgacaatcaaataaaaacatGCGATGTGTGCCTTTGCGATACCAAATAAAGATATATACTTGCTTCTTCTGCCTTCCACATCACACGTGtctatttttattattctttacCAAGTATCCAATCCAAAAATCAGAGCTACTGACACTCCt of Prunus dulcis chromosome 4, ALMONDv2, whole genome shotgun sequence contains these proteins:
- the LOC117625799 gene encoding pentatricopeptide repeat-containing protein At4g21065-like, which produces MSMNNVYKVHAWFIKIGTHNQPLSLRRLLLWCSATLSHESLPYARSLFAHFPSPDTFAYNTIIRAHATSHSSCSHALSFFTQMRRHGVPPDNFTFPFLLKACARLQLGQDLHALILKLGFDSDIYVQNALLSFYGGCGSVEPALNVFHEMRERDLVSWSSMIACFANNGFAYEALALFQQMQLAENVMPDEVTMLSVISPVSILGEIELGEWVHQFIHRNGLELTVSLGTALIDMFSRCGSIDKSIRVFDEMPLRNVRTWTALISGLAVHGRSREALRVFYEMKESGLQPDHIAITGVLVACSHGGLVDDGWRVFKSIEDEYGLKPTLEHYGCMVDLLGRAGLLHEAYEFVEKMLVRPNPVVWRTLLGACVNHNHLALAEKVKERVQELDPYHDGDYVLLSNAYGGAGRWVEKEKVRTSMRAKRINKNPGYSLISVDHAIHEFVSGANSHPQFEDIREFLERIIESIRDTGYTPHTSNVLHDIEEEEKEQCLGYHSEKLAVAFALLSVKDSRTIRIMKNLRICRDCHSFMKHVSEKFGREIIVRDRNRFHHFIKGSCSCQDYW